A DNA window from Rossellomorea marisflavi contains the following coding sequences:
- a CDS encoding 3-oxoacid CoA-transferase subunit B produces the protein MGVGNGLKERLARRAAQEVEENTVVNLGIGIPSLVPDFLPGGFPVLFQSENGIIGIGEAPEKGREDPTLCNAGGYPVTLVKGGAFTDSAVAFAMIRRGLIDLTILGSLQVSGKGDLANWIIPGKKVPGMGGATELAACARRVIVVMTHTDKFGGPKILRECTLPLTAKECVSMIITDQAVFRFENGEMVLKEIFKPFSIEDIRSSTEADFSVDPNVLFLEG, from the coding sequence ATGGGTGTGGGAAACGGTTTGAAAGAGCGCCTGGCAAGGAGGGCAGCTCAGGAAGTAGAAGAAAATACGGTCGTCAATCTCGGAATCGGGATCCCGAGTCTGGTACCAGATTTTCTTCCAGGAGGATTTCCGGTCCTCTTTCAATCGGAAAACGGGATCATAGGGATCGGGGAAGCACCTGAAAAAGGTCGTGAGGATCCAACCCTCTGTAATGCAGGGGGGTACCCCGTCACCCTGGTGAAGGGAGGGGCATTCACAGACAGCGCGGTGGCGTTTGCCATGATCCGGAGGGGACTCATCGATTTGACGATACTCGGCTCCCTGCAGGTGAGCGGGAAGGGCGATTTGGCGAATTGGATCATCCCTGGGAAGAAGGTCCCTGGGATGGGAGGAGCGACGGAGCTCGCAGCGTGCGCCCGCAGGGTCATCGTCGTCATGACCCACACGGATAAATTCGGTGGGCCCAAGATCCTGCGGGAATGTACACTCCCATTAACAGCGAAGGAGTGCGTCTCCATGATCATCACGGATCAGGCGGTATTCCGATTTGAGAACGGAGAGATGGTACTGAAGGAGATCTTCAAGCCTTTTTCCATCGAAGACATCCGCTCATCGACAGAAGCAGACTTTTCCGTAGATCCGAATGTGTTGTTCTTGGAAGGATAA
- the deoD gene encoding purine-nucleoside phosphorylase, with translation MSVHIGAKENEIAETVLLPGDPLRAKYIAETFLDNPVCYNEVRNMFGYTGTYKGQRISVQGTGMGVPSISIYINELMQSYNVQNLIRVGTCGAIQKDVKVRDVILAMTSSTDSQMNRLTFNGIDYAPTANFDLLKRAYDSGLEKGLSLKVGNVFTADMFYNDNAEHEKWAQYGILAIEMETSALYTLAAKYGRNALSVLTVSDHIITGEETSADERQTTFNDMIEVALEAAIKA, from the coding sequence GTGAGTGTACATATTGGTGCGAAAGAAAACGAAATTGCAGAAACGGTCCTTTTACCGGGAGATCCCCTACGGGCAAAATATATAGCTGAGACGTTTCTGGACAATCCTGTCTGCTACAATGAAGTCCGCAATATGTTTGGATATACGGGAACATACAAAGGACAACGGATTTCGGTCCAGGGAACAGGTATGGGTGTCCCGTCGATCTCGATCTATATCAATGAATTGATGCAGAGCTACAATGTGCAGAACCTGATCCGGGTCGGGACATGCGGCGCAATCCAAAAAGATGTGAAAGTCAGGGATGTGATCCTCGCCATGACATCTTCTACCGATTCCCAAATGAACCGTCTGACCTTCAATGGCATCGACTATGCCCCGACGGCAAACTTCGACCTTCTCAAACGTGCTTACGACAGTGGGCTGGAAAAAGGGTTGAGCCTGAAGGTGGGAAATGTCTTCACGGCTGACATGTTCTATAACGACAATGCAGAACATGAGAAGTGGGCACAGTACGGAATCCTTGCCATTGAAATGGAGACAAGCGCCCTTTACACATTGGCTGCCAAATACGGCCGGAATGCACTGAGCGTCCTGACGGTGAGCGATCACATCATCACAGGTGAAGAAACTTCTGCAGATGAAAGACAGACTACCTTCAACGATATGATCGAAGTGGCCCTTGAAGCGGCCATCAAGGCGTAA
- a CDS encoding sporulation protein, protein MSFFNKVLATIGIGAATVDTVLEKSHYVAGERIQGMIEIKGGSTQQEVDAIYLTLHTTYIRESDDKKFTDHAIIQKIKVAEPFIINGNERKEIPFAFDLSYETPVTYGNTKVWVSTGMDIKNSIDPKDKDYIEIAPHPLKESVLSAIQELGFRTRKVECEQAPKRLRRQYPFIQEFEFVPMNGPYAGKLDELEVMFNEQSRDRVEILLEVDRRARGLGGFLAEALDMDETIVTLHVNASDAPDLKRIIQKAIDRVCS, encoded by the coding sequence ATGTCGTTTTTTAATAAAGTCCTCGCTACAATCGGTATCGGGGCTGCAACGGTGGACACAGTGCTGGAGAAGTCACACTATGTGGCCGGTGAAAGGATACAAGGCATGATCGAGATCAAGGGAGGAAGCACGCAGCAGGAGGTGGATGCCATCTATCTCACCCTGCATACCACGTACATCCGTGAATCTGATGATAAAAAGTTCACGGATCATGCGATCATCCAGAAAATTAAGGTCGCGGAACCGTTCATCATCAACGGGAATGAGAGGAAAGAGATCCCTTTCGCCTTTGATTTGTCTTATGAAACACCCGTCACCTACGGCAATACGAAAGTCTGGGTATCAACGGGTATGGATATTAAAAATTCCATTGATCCTAAAGATAAGGATTATATCGAGATCGCCCCTCACCCTCTGAAGGAATCAGTTCTCTCCGCAATTCAGGAGCTCGGTTTCAGAACGCGGAAAGTGGAGTGTGAACAAGCACCGAAACGTCTTCGGAGACAGTATCCCTTCATCCAGGAGTTTGAGTTCGTCCCCATGAACGGACCTTATGCGGGCAAGCTGGACGAATTGGAAGTCATGTTCAACGAGCAGTCCAGGGACAGGGTGGAAATTCTCCTTGAAGTGGATCGCAGGGCAAGGGGACTCGGGGGCTTCTTGGCGGAAGCACTTGATATGGACGAAACGATCGTCACACTTCACGTGAATGCCTCAGATGCACCTGACCTTAAACGGATCATCCAGAAGGCTATCGACCGCGTCTGCTCATAA
- a CDS encoding CoA transferase subunit A, which translates to MGVLKSKLSGFEEIKPLFRDGMHLMFGGFGGIGTPPTIVKHVLTWGVKDLTIIGNDTGFPHIGIGQLVAAKRVKKVIASHIGSNPIAGKMMGDGELEVEFSPQGILAERIRAGGVGIQAIVTRIGYDDPYLHQGKQTVLLNGEKCLIETALTAEVGIVMAKAADTFGNLIFDKSARNTNPVVAMASDITIVEAEQIVPFGELDPEEVVTSGVFVDYIVPSEGVDWRWVWETV; encoded by the coding sequence ATGGGCGTTCTTAAAAGCAAGCTATCGGGTTTTGAAGAGATAAAGCCGCTCTTCAGGGACGGAATGCACCTGATGTTTGGTGGATTCGGCGGAATCGGGACACCACCGACCATCGTCAAGCATGTGCTGACATGGGGAGTGAAGGATCTCACCATCATCGGGAATGATACAGGGTTCCCACATATCGGCATCGGACAGCTGGTGGCGGCAAAGCGGGTGAAGAAGGTGATTGCCTCCCATATCGGATCGAATCCGATTGCAGGAAAGATGATGGGGGATGGCGAGCTCGAAGTAGAGTTTTCGCCCCAGGGGATCCTTGCCGAGCGCATCCGGGCAGGCGGAGTCGGGATTCAGGCGATTGTCACCAGGATCGGTTATGACGACCCCTACCTGCATCAGGGGAAGCAGACCGTTCTGCTGAATGGGGAGAAATGTCTGATTGAAACGGCCCTGACGGCGGAAGTGGGGATCGTCATGGCAAAAGCGGCAGACACATTCGGTAATCTCATCTTTGATAAGAGTGCGAGGAACACGAACCCCGTCGTTGCCATGGCTTCTGATATCACCATCGTTGAAGCGGAGCAGATTGTTCCCTTCGGTGAATTGGATCCTGAAGAAGTCGTGACATCAGGTGTATTTGTCGACTACATTGTACCGTCGGAAGGAGTCGATTGGAGATGGGTGTGGGAAACGGTTTGA
- a CDS encoding YokU family protein has protein sequence MTEDGKTCEWCAGNVTDSVTTVYWELPDGTRSIEIHEVPGILCRSCGMEYQEEEVIMDIEDQLMLMDTKTIPKAVRFDELLQMPRFLKKNYFRF, from the coding sequence ATGACCGAAGATGGAAAGACGTGTGAATGGTGCGCCGGCAATGTGACAGATTCCGTGACGACCGTCTATTGGGAACTTCCCGACGGTACAAGATCGATTGAAATCCATGAGGTCCCTGGTATCCTTTGCCGGTCGTGCGGCATGGAATATCAGGAGGAAGAGGTCATCATGGACATCGAAGATCAGCTCATGCTCATGGACACCAAGACGATTCCAAAAGCTGTACGTTTTGATGAATTGCTGCAGATGCCCAGATTCTTAAAAAAGAATTACTTCCGGTTTTAG
- a CDS encoding DUF2515 family protein — protein sequence MSRKMRGTVINGTIPLLPVQEVEVILQPWQEDQPILFFPDDRKRLHHMEGQTTLGNRDNLTRTARYLSFYRKHPEIHWVFLAHMVSRNAGYYMTDLRGSLLSGVMPRRIQREFFSFLETCNAAIFEDAYPQLMLYEEWKERGSCNWSLLSKFQVSSFMKPFWQAFFKSGDSSLLTTALIINEQMLIENRIVSQWMDQKDLTRWLFTLQDSLGLTSILFPYGEGPSHSLAGQIIYGFDDVHARIEAGKKLYRILFHPHIHQSSLRYALLRRHTASRQDYWPRVYSNTPSNIRTLYSPRLVDAWPDAIRLPYPSRDWYKGDPSEIKRHLMAIPPPGTFTLTKRWRKAVSGMLKSSSKDY from the coding sequence ATGTCACGAAAAATGCGCGGTACTGTCATCAACGGGACCATTCCCCTGCTGCCTGTCCAGGAAGTTGAAGTCATCCTTCAGCCTTGGCAAGAGGATCAACCCATCCTATTCTTTCCCGATGACAGGAAGAGGCTTCATCACATGGAAGGGCAGACAACCCTCGGGAACAGGGATAATTTGACCCGCACGGCGAGATATTTGAGCTTCTACCGGAAACACCCGGAGATCCATTGGGTATTCCTTGCCCATATGGTATCACGGAACGCCGGCTATTATATGACCGATCTCCGGGGGAGCCTTCTATCGGGTGTCATGCCAAGAAGGATCCAGAGAGAATTCTTTTCGTTCCTTGAAACATGCAATGCGGCGATCTTTGAGGATGCCTATCCCCAGCTGATGCTTTATGAAGAATGGAAGGAGAGGGGGTCATGCAACTGGTCCCTCCTGTCAAAATTCCAGGTATCGTCCTTCATGAAGCCTTTTTGGCAGGCATTTTTCAAATCGGGTGATAGCAGCCTTCTCACAACTGCACTGATCATCAATGAACAGATGCTCATCGAAAATCGGATCGTTTCACAGTGGATGGACCAGAAAGATCTGACCAGGTGGTTATTCACCCTTCAGGATTCACTCGGTCTCACATCGATTCTTTTCCCATACGGAGAAGGTCCTTCCCATTCCCTGGCCGGCCAAATAATCTATGGATTTGACGATGTCCACGCGCGGATCGAGGCAGGTAAGAAGCTTTACAGGATCTTATTCCACCCTCACATCCATCAGTCTTCCCTTCGATACGCCCTTTTGCGGCGCCATACCGCTTCCCGGCAGGATTACTGGCCCAGGGTGTATTCGAACACCCCCTCAAACATCCGTACATTATACAGCCCCCGCCTGGTGGACGCATGGCCGGATGCAATCCGCCTGCCCTATCCATCTCGCGATTGGTACAAAGGTGACCCGTCGGAGATCAAGCGGCATCTTATGGCCATCCCCCCTCCAGGCACTTTCACGCTGACGAAACGTTGGAGGAAGGCTGTATCGGGTATGCTGAAATCATCCTCAAAGGACTATTGA
- a CDS encoding YitT family protein, with protein MKSGISIAIGSLLVASGINMFFVPHHFLDGGMIGLGLLTYYWFGLPPGLTIIGLSIPLYAIAFYKDRSLFYRSVHGLWFSSLMIDWLRPLSDRVYLPPLGCALLGGATVGIGIGLMLRVGAATGGSDLLAQLLGRGFGLNPGKVIFLFDSIVLLAGLSIIGGEAFLHSLVAISTVGFFTTLLAYPTHNDGFSFR; from the coding sequence ATGAAATCGGGTATCTCGATCGCAATCGGCAGCCTGCTCGTGGCTTCAGGGATCAATATGTTTTTCGTGCCCCATCATTTTCTTGATGGAGGCATGATCGGGCTCGGGCTCCTGACCTATTACTGGTTTGGCCTGCCGCCGGGGCTGACAATCATCGGTTTAAGCATCCCCCTCTATGCCATTGCCTTTTATAAAGATCGCAGCCTATTCTATCGAAGTGTCCACGGCCTGTGGTTCTCCTCCCTGATGATTGACTGGCTACGGCCCTTGAGCGACCGCGTATACCTGCCCCCCTTGGGGTGTGCACTGCTTGGTGGTGCTACCGTCGGGATCGGGATCGGATTGATGTTGAGGGTGGGGGCAGCGACTGGGGGCAGCGATTTGCTGGCACAGCTCCTCGGGAGGGGATTCGGACTCAATCCCGGGAAGGTCATCTTCCTCTTTGACAGCATCGTTCTTTTGGCTGGTCTTTCGATCATCGGAGGGGAAGCATTCCTTCATTCGCTGGTCGCCATCAGCACGGTCGGTTTTTTTACGACACTTTTGGCATATCCTACCCATAATGATGGATTTTCCTTTCGCTAA
- the ablA gene encoding lysine 2,3-aminomutase, which produces MNLYSPKRHWKEIDLWKDVTEDQWSNWLWQLTNTIRTLDDLKKVVNLTPEEEEGVKISTKTIPLNITPYYAWLMNEDDPRCPIRMQSVPIGQEINKTRYDLEDPLHEDEDSPVPGLTHRYPDRVLFLVTNQCSMYCRYCTRRRFSGQIGMGVPKKQLDAAIDYIRNTPAVRDVLLSGGDGLLINDQILEYILKNLREIPHVEIIRIGTRAPVVFPQRITENLCSILKKYHPVWLNTHFNTSIEITEESKKACEMLADAGVPVGNQAVILAGINDSVPIMKKLMHDLVKIRVRPYYIYQCDLSEGIGHFRAPVSKGLEIIEGLRGHTSGYAVPTFVLDAPGGGGKISLQPNYLISQSASKVVVRNFEGVISTYPEPEGYVAGRADEYFKGIYHDEELKEPTIGIAGLMHDTHASLTPSGLKRLERRKAYEENPDHHSLKNFRDKRDQLKEKKHQAMLSKMENQSPPKEGNEK; this is translated from the coding sequence ATGAATCTGTATTCCCCTAAGAGGCATTGGAAGGAAATCGATTTATGGAAAGATGTCACGGAGGACCAATGGTCGAATTGGCTTTGGCAGCTTACCAATACGATCAGGACCCTTGATGATTTGAAAAAGGTGGTCAATCTGACTCCTGAAGAAGAAGAGGGAGTCAAGATTTCGACTAAGACGATCCCGCTGAATATCACCCCTTACTACGCCTGGCTCATGAATGAGGATGATCCGCGCTGTCCAATCCGCATGCAATCGGTGCCGATCGGACAGGAAATCAACAAAACGAGATATGACCTGGAGGACCCTCTTCATGAAGATGAAGATTCTCCTGTGCCGGGACTCACCCACCGCTATCCGGATCGTGTTCTATTCCTCGTGACCAATCAATGTTCCATGTATTGCCGCTACTGCACGAGAAGGAGGTTTTCCGGACAGATCGGAATGGGTGTGCCCAAAAAGCAGCTCGATGCAGCGATCGACTATATCAGGAATACCCCTGCCGTACGGGATGTTTTGCTATCCGGCGGGGATGGGCTTCTCATCAATGACCAGATCCTTGAATACATCCTGAAGAACCTGAGGGAGATCCCCCATGTCGAGATCATCCGGATCGGAACGCGTGCGCCCGTGGTATTCCCGCAGCGGATCACTGAGAATCTATGTTCCATCCTGAAGAAGTATCATCCGGTGTGGCTGAATACCCACTTCAATACGTCGATTGAAATCACTGAGGAATCGAAGAAGGCGTGCGAGATGCTTGCAGATGCAGGGGTACCGGTCGGTAATCAGGCAGTCATCCTGGCCGGCATCAATGACAGCGTTCCGATCATGAAGAAGCTCATGCATGACCTGGTGAAGATCAGGGTGCGCCCATACTATATCTATCAGTGTGACCTTTCCGAGGGAATCGGGCATTTCCGTGCCCCTGTTTCCAAAGGGCTGGAGATCATCGAGGGGCTAAGGGGGCATACGTCGGGATACGCGGTGCCGACCTTCGTCCTCGATGCACCGGGAGGAGGAGGGAAGATCTCCCTTCAACCGAACTATCTGATTTCCCAGAGTGCATCGAAAGTAGTGGTGAGGAACTTCGAGGGTGTCATTTCCACCTATCCTGAACCGGAAGGCTATGTAGCTGGGAGGGCAGACGAGTACTTTAAGGGAATCTATCATGATGAGGAACTGAAGGAGCCTACCATCGGCATTGCAGGGCTCATGCACGATACCCACGCATCCCTTACGCCATCAGGTCTGAAACGCCTTGAACGCAGAAAGGCATATGAAGAGAACCCTGATCATCATTCCCTGAAGAATTTCAGAGACAAGCGGGATCAACTGAAGGAGAAGAAGCACCAGGCGATGCTATCCAAAATGGAAAACCAGTCTCCCCCTAAGGAGGGGAATGAAAAATGA
- the ablB gene encoding putative beta-lysine N-acetyltransferase encodes MQTYETITLTHGKASIYKDLPNRRMRIDEINGSVDQLIRYVEEECRSGAYEKIIVKAKKSQCGCLTEEGYVIEGRLSAYFNGSEAIWMSKFLTDERRNSSYWKKEDDILQAIMKKKGGAVSPEPEIKVCGESHADQLADLYRAVFEVYPVPLHDPSYIRHSMENGTIFVCIEENGAIISAASAEVNLTFGNAELTDCATSPSHRKGGHMKHLLLRLERELVERKIFCSYTIARSLSPGMNAAFWQLGYRYTGRLANNCIIFDKMEDMNIWEKDLSR; translated from the coding sequence ATGCAAACATATGAAACCATCACCCTGACACACGGAAAGGCATCCATCTATAAAGATCTCCCGAATCGCCGGATGCGGATCGATGAAATCAACGGCAGTGTCGACCAGCTCATCCGATATGTGGAGGAAGAGTGCCGATCGGGGGCGTATGAAAAAATCATTGTCAAAGCGAAGAAGAGTCAGTGTGGTTGCCTGACGGAAGAGGGATACGTGATAGAAGGAAGATTATCTGCTTATTTCAACGGAAGCGAAGCGATCTGGATGAGCAAGTTCCTGACGGACGAACGGCGTAACAGTTCTTACTGGAAAAAGGAGGATGACATTCTCCAGGCGATCATGAAAAAGAAAGGGGGGGCGGTTTCACCGGAACCGGAGATCAAGGTTTGTGGGGAGAGCCACGCTGATCAGCTTGCTGACCTATACCGTGCTGTATTTGAGGTGTATCCGGTTCCTCTCCATGATCCCAGCTATATCCGACACTCGATGGAAAATGGGACAATCTTTGTATGCATCGAAGAAAACGGGGCCATCATCAGTGCAGCGTCGGCAGAAGTAAACCTTACGTTCGGCAATGCAGAGCTGACCGACTGCGCAACGAGTCCCTCGCACAGAAAGGGCGGACACATGAAGCATCTGCTGCTCCGCCTTGAACGTGAGCTCGTGGAGAGAAAGATTTTCTGTTCCTATACGATCGCCAGATCCCTTTCACCCGGTATGAATGCGGCGTTTTGGCAGCTCGGCTATAGGTATACGGGGCGATTGGCGAATAATTGCATCATCTTCGACAAAATGGAAGACATGAATATTTGGGAAAAAGACCTGAGCCGTTGA
- a CDS encoding YozE family protein → MRKSFYHYLMKHRQPSAKDDLTAFANAAYDDHAFPKHSGEYDEISSYLEFNGHYLDSMVIFDRAWEMYLQDEKA, encoded by the coding sequence GTGAGAAAATCATTTTACCACTACCTGATGAAGCATAGGCAACCCTCTGCAAAGGATGATCTCACAGCATTTGCCAATGCTGCCTACGATGATCATGCGTTTCCGAAACACTCCGGGGAATACGATGAAATCAGTTCCTACCTGGAATTCAACGGCCATTATCTCGACAGCATGGTCATCTTCGACCGTGCGTGGGAGATGTATCTGCAGGATGAAAAAGCCTGA
- a CDS encoding M15 family metallopeptidase has protein sequence MKKIIMVSAASLVLLSGCQQVKDWSNDLTGKKDQTEEKQQDEKKPEQTPADEQEKASAPEETVPPELQLDARFFNDIKEVDGHAIIQNPSNILAMVNKDYGLGEYKPDDLVRPDVPFVFGEEDLEKAHLRKEAAEHLEDMFAGAKKDNLYLTAISGYRSYDYQKMLLDREKEQYGEKKAVMAVAPPGNSEHQSGLAMDISSQSHQFQIDIPFGETKEGKWLAEHAHEYGFILRYPEDKEDITKYQYEPWHFRYVGKEAAKVMYDKDWTLEEYFDHVKEI, from the coding sequence ATGAAAAAGATCATCATGGTCTCTGCTGCATCCCTCGTCCTGCTTTCAGGATGTCAGCAAGTCAAGGACTGGTCTAATGATCTTACAGGTAAAAAAGATCAGACAGAAGAAAAACAACAAGACGAAAAAAAACCTGAACAAACACCTGCGGATGAACAGGAAAAAGCCTCCGCACCGGAAGAGACCGTCCCTCCTGAGCTTCAGTTGGATGCCCGGTTCTTCAACGATATCAAGGAAGTGGATGGCCATGCCATCATCCAGAACCCTTCCAACATCCTCGCCATGGTCAATAAGGATTATGGGCTGGGTGAATACAAACCGGATGACCTCGTACGTCCGGACGTTCCGTTCGTTTTCGGCGAAGAGGACCTGGAAAAAGCCCATCTGCGTAAAGAAGCGGCAGAACATCTTGAAGACATGTTCGCCGGTGCCAAAAAGGACAATCTTTATCTGACCGCTATCTCCGGATACAGGTCGTATGATTATCAAAAAATGCTCCTCGACAGGGAGAAAGAACAATATGGAGAGAAAAAAGCGGTAATGGCCGTCGCTCCTCCTGGAAACAGTGAACACCAGTCGGGCTTGGCCATGGATATTTCAAGTCAAAGCCATCAATTCCAAATCGATATCCCGTTCGGGGAAACCAAGGAAGGAAAATGGCTTGCCGAGCATGCCCATGAGTACGGATTCATCCTTCGCTACCCTGAAGACAAGGAAGACATCACGAAATATCAATATGAACCGTGGCACTTCCGCTATGTCGGAAAAGAAGCGGCCAAGGTCATGTATGATAAGGATTGGACGTTGGAAGAATATTTTGATCATGTGAAGGAAATATGA
- a CDS encoding aspartate aminotransferase family protein, producing the protein MLRSHLIKPLIGEYYPTIDYGKGIYLYDDSGQEYIDACSGAVTANLGHGMEDILQSIVQQGNKVAFVYRSQFSNQPAEELAAFLYEKTGYAWSFFVNSGSEAVETAIKIAIQHWQEQGRSSKTRILSRWLSYHGITMGALSASGHPVRRERFDSHLGDWPTVEPPYCLRCPFGKEYPSCGLFCADQLDTMIRRIGSDQIAAFVAEPVIGAAGGAIVPPKGYEKRIREICDHHDILYISDEVMTGCGRTGTFLTLEQSGVEADIVTIGKGLSAGYAPIAATLVSDRVMNPVLSGSKVVMSGHTFSGNPLSAAAALAVLKLIDKEDIISQVQSKGTYMRNLLEKLKGEFPFIEEVRGKGLLIGLEMVEGAGSSFTSLIVKKGIQNGILLYPAAAGVDGRSGSAIMIAPPLNSSKGDLEEICLRLKAALRESAAEWKE; encoded by the coding sequence ATGCTTCGTTCACATTTGATCAAGCCGCTTATCGGTGAATATTATCCGACGATCGATTATGGGAAAGGGATCTATTTGTATGATGATAGTGGACAAGAATATATTGATGCGTGTTCAGGGGCCGTTACCGCGAATCTGGGTCACGGGATGGAAGATATCCTGCAGTCGATCGTCCAGCAGGGAAATAAGGTAGCGTTCGTCTATCGCTCGCAGTTCAGCAATCAGCCTGCCGAGGAGCTGGCGGCATTCTTATATGAAAAGACGGGGTATGCCTGGAGTTTCTTTGTCAACAGTGGATCGGAAGCAGTAGAGACGGCGATCAAGATTGCGATTCAGCATTGGCAGGAGCAGGGTAGATCCTCGAAGACTCGTATTCTATCACGATGGTTGAGCTACCATGGCATCACGATGGGTGCGCTGTCTGCGTCCGGTCATCCTGTCAGGCGGGAACGTTTCGACAGTCATCTAGGGGACTGGCCGACGGTGGAGCCCCCGTATTGCCTTCGCTGTCCTTTCGGTAAAGAATATCCCTCTTGCGGATTATTCTGTGCAGACCAACTCGATACCATGATCCGCCGTATCGGAAGTGATCAAATCGCCGCCTTTGTTGCTGAGCCCGTCATCGGTGCTGCAGGGGGCGCGATTGTTCCTCCGAAGGGATATGAGAAGAGGATCCGGGAAATCTGTGATCACCACGATATCCTCTACATTTCCGATGAAGTCATGACCGGATGTGGACGGACGGGTACGTTTCTGACGCTTGAGCAATCCGGGGTGGAAGCAGATATCGTCACAATCGGGAAGGGGTTGAGTGCCGGGTATGCTCCCATTGCGGCCACACTCGTCTCTGACCGGGTAATGAATCCCGTTCTCAGCGGGTCGAAGGTCGTCATGAGCGGTCACACATTCAGCGGCAATCCTCTATCCGCAGCAGCAGCCCTTGCAGTACTGAAATTGATTGATAAAGAGGACATCATTTCACAAGTCCAATCAAAAGGAACGTATATGCGCAATCTCCTTGAAAAGCTCAAAGGCGAATTCCCGTTTATCGAGGAGGTCCGTGGGAAGGGCCTCCTCATCGGACTAGAAATGGTGGAGGGGGCTGGGAGTTCATTCACATCCCTGATTGTCAAGAAGGGGATCCAAAATGGGATCCTTCTATATCCTGCCGCAGCAGGCGTCGACGGAAGGAGTGGGTCCGCCATCATGATCGCTCCCCCCCTTAACAGCTCAAAGGGGGACCTGGAGGAAATCTGCCTGCGGTTGAAAGCGGCGTTGAGGGAGTCTGCGGCAGAATGGAAGGAGTAG
- a CDS encoding YodL domain-containing protein codes for MLTLDRMMRPKRSRTTYDMTIFQTPSYGEDKGYRNVYRVSIEADDHADALYRTFRMFNVSDLMPKDFKGRYLTSRDIVFIDEGRKGHFYYRLQSDGWAQVNRVILQ; via the coding sequence ATGCTGACTCTTGATAGAATGATGCGCCCGAAGCGATCCCGTACGACCTATGATATGACCATCTTCCAAACGCCATCCTACGGGGAAGATAAAGGTTATCGAAATGTGTATCGAGTATCCATTGAAGCAGATGACCATGCAGATGCCCTTTATCGAACATTCCGCATGTTCAATGTGTCCGACCTGATGCCGAAGGATTTCAAGGGCCGATACCTGACCTCGAGAGACATCGTCTTCATCGATGAGGGAAGGAAGGGGCATTTCTATTATCGTCTTCAATCCGATGGCTGGGCCCAGGTGAACAGGGTCATCCTTCAGTAA
- a CDS encoding YozD family protein codes for MREIEVFIDTEEIADFFMKELVERGFVPSEAEIEELADITFEYLIAKSIIDEEWEEEVE; via the coding sequence ATGCGAGAAATCGAAGTCTTTATCGATACGGAGGAAATTGCGGATTTCTTTATGAAAGAGTTGGTCGAAAGAGGCTTTGTCCCTTCGGAAGCCGAAATCGAAGAACTAGCTGATATCACTTTCGAGTATTTGATTGCCAAGTCCATCATCGATGAGGAATGGGAAGAAGAAGTAGAATAG